The Podospora pseudopauciseta strain CBS 411.78 chromosome 2 map unlocalized CBS411.78m_2, whole genome shotgun sequence genome has a window encoding:
- the PTC2 gene encoding Protein phosphatase 2C 2 (COG:T; EggNog:ENOG503NUIN): MGQTLSEPVVEKASENGGDERLLYGVSAMQGWRISMEDSHTTVLDLLAGTKAAKDHSSKLSFFGVFDGHGGDKVALFAGDNIHNIIAKQDTFKAGNYEQALKDGFLATDRAILNDPKYEEEVSGCTACVGLITEDKIYVANAGDSRGVLGVKGRAKPLSFDHKPQNEGEKARITAAGGFVDFGRVNGNLALSRAIGDFEFKKSAELAPEQQIVTAYPDVVVHDLGDDDEFLVLACDGIWDCQSSQAVVEFVRRGIAAKQDLDKICENMMDNCLASNSETGGVGCDNMTMIIVAFLRGRTKEEWYEEIARRVANGDGPCAPPEYAEFRGPGVHHNFDDSDSGYDVEENKQGGGAGRSFGIGGYKGRIIFLGDGTEVLTDSDDTEMFDNSEEDKDLASQVSKASSVEGGEATAGKEQEKKPEPTPEAAGKPSGEAEMKKDA, from the exons ATGGGCCAGACACTTTCTGAGCCTGTTGTCGAGAAG GCTTCAGAGAATGGCGGAGACGAACGACTACTCTATGGCGTGTCGGCCATGCAGGGCTGGCGCATCAGCATGGAGGACTCTCACACGACAGTACTCGACCTGCTCGCTGGCACTAAGGCTGCCAAGGACCACAGCTCGAAACTCTCCTTCTTTGGCGTCTTTGATGGCCACGGCGGCGACAAGGTAGCGCTGTTTGCGGGCGACAACATTCACAACATTATTGCGAAGCAGGATACATTTAAAGCCGGCAACTACGAACAGGCTCTCAAGGATGGCTTTTTGGCGACCGACAGAGCTATTCTCAACG ATCCCAAATATGAGGAGGAAGTGTCCGGCTGCACTGCTTGCGTGGGCCTGATTACGGAAGACAAGATCTATGTT GCGAACGCTGGTGACTCGAGAGGCGTCTTGGGCGTAAAGGGCCGGGCGAAGCCCCTTTCTTTTGACCACAAACCACAGAACGAAG GCGAAAAGGCGCGAATTACGGCTGCAGGTGGCTTTGTCGACTTTGGCCGTGTCAACGGGAACCTGGCCCTGTCAAGAGCCATTGGTGATTTCGAATTCAAGAAGAGCGCCGAGCTCGCGCCAGAACAACAAATCGTGACAGCTTATCCGGACGTTGTGGTTCACGACCTgggcgacgacgatgagtTCCTCGTGCTTGCTTGTGACG GCATCTGGGATTGCCAGTCTTCCCAAGCCGTTGTCGAATTCGTCAGGCGTGGAATCGCTGCCAAGCAGGATTTGGACAAGATCTGCGAGAACATGATGGACAACTGCCTGGCCTCCAACTCGGAGACGGGAGGCGTCGGCTGCGACAACATGACCATGATCATTGTCGCTTTCCTCAGGGGACGGACCAAGGAAGAGTGGTATGAGGAGATTGCCCGGCGGGTTGCCAACGGAGACGGTCCTTGTGCCCCGCCCGAATATG CTGAGTTCCGCGGCCCCGGCGTGCATCACAACTTTGATGATAGTGACAGCGGGTATGATGTCGAAGAGAACAAGCAAGGTGGTGGCGCTGGCAGAAGCTTCGGCATCGGTGGTTACAAGGGCCGCATCATCTTCCTGGGTGATGGGACCGAGGTGCTGACCGACTCAGACGACACTGAGATGTTTGACAACTCGGAGGAGGATAAGGATCTCGCAAGCCAGGTGTCCAAAGCGTCGTCGGTCGAGGGCGGCGAAGCTACTGCCgggaaggagcaggagaagaagcccgaGCCAACGCCAGAGGCTGCGGGGAAACCTAGCGGCGAGGcggagatgaagaaggacGCTTAA